The Chrysemys picta bellii isolate R12L10 chromosome 5, ASM1138683v2, whole genome shotgun sequence genome includes a window with the following:
- the NAAA gene encoding N-acylethanolamine-hydrolyzing acid amidase isoform X1 produces MGAGRGCALLLLLWGAARAAAAAPPLCNVSLEQEPRQRWLPALRHFDPAFLRAALARVIDETVPKWVHAAIRPVAEELEFFIPQPFAGEILGMCKALGISVGDGILINLAYEFSAFCTSIVAQDFKGNIYHGRNMDYAFGDILRKITIDVQFMQNGQVAYKGTTFIGYVGLWTGQSPHKFTISGDERNKGRWWENAVAAFLSRNVPVSWLVRDTLGTAADFQAAVLKLAATPIIADVYYIVAGTSPKEGVVITRNRRGPADIWPLEPTAGVWFRVETNYDHWTTPPPFDNRRTAAIKALNATGWENINFETLFQVLSVRPVLNNYTIYTTVMSAAVPDKYMTRIRTLE; encoded by the exons ATGGGCGCGGGCCGGGGCtgcgcgctgctgctgctgctctggggggcggccCGGGCCGCGGCGGCGGCTCCCCCGCTGTGCAACGTGAGCCTGGAGCAGGAGCCGCGGCAGCGCTGGCTGCCCGCCCTGCGGCACTTCGACCCGGCCTTCCTGCGGGCGGCGCTGGCCCGGGTCATCGA TGAAACTGTACCTAAGTGGGTCCATGCTGCCATTCGGCCAGTAGCAGAAGAACTGGAGTTTTTTATCCCGCAACCCTTTGCAGGAGAGATCCTGGGAATGTGCAAGGCACTGGGGATTAGTGTTGGAGATGGAATTCTCATCAATTTGGCCTATGAATTTTCTGC GTTCTGTACCAGTATTGTTGCTCAAGATTTCAAGGGAAACATTTACCATGGTCGGAACATGGATTATGCTTTTGGAGATATTTTACGCAAGATTACAATTGACGTGCAGTTTATGCAAAATGGGCAG GTAGCGTATAAGGGTACCACATTTATAGGCTATGTGGGCTTATGGACCGGACAGAGTCCACACAAGTTTACAATCTCTGGTGACGAACGAA ATAAGGGAAGATGGTGGGAGAATGCAGTAGCTGCTTTCCTGAGTCGAAACGTCCCAGTCAGCTGGCTTGTCAGGGAT ACCCTGGGTACGGCTGCAGACTTTCAAGCTGCCGTCCTCAAACTGGCTGCGACCCCGATCATTGCGGATGTTTACTACATTGTCGCCGGGACGTCGCCCAAAGAGGGTGTGGTCATCACAAGGAATAGAAGGGGGCCGGCAGACATCTGGCCTCTTGAGCCCACAGCTGGAGT GTGGTTCCGTGTAGAGACAAACTATGACCACTGGACAACCCCTCCTCCATTTGATAATCGAAG AACTGCAGCCATTAAAGCTCTCAATGCCACTGGATGGGAGAATATTAATTTTGAGACCCTCTTTCAg GTATTGTCAGTGAGGCCTGTCTTAAACAA TTACACAATATATACCACAGTAATGAGTGCTGCAGTCCCAGACAAGTACATGACACGGATCAGAACCTTGGAGTGA
- the NAAA gene encoding N-acylethanolamine-hydrolyzing acid amidase isoform X2: MGAGRGCALLLLLWGAARAAAAAPPLCNVSLEQEPRQRWLPALRHFDPAFLRAALARVIDETVPKWVHAAIRPVAEELEFFIPQPFAGEILGMCKALGISVGDGILINLAYEFSAFCTSIVAQDFKGNIYHGRNMDYAFGDILRKITIDVQFMQNGQVAYKGTTFIGYVGLWTGQSPHKFTISGDERNKGRWWENAVAAFLSRNVPVSWLVRDTLGTAADFQAAVLKLAATPIIADVYYIVAGTSPKEGVVITRNRRGPADIWPLEPTAGVWFRVETNYDHWTTPPPFDNRRTAAIKALNATGWENINFETLFQLHNIYHSNECCSPRQVHDTDQNLGVNMYKRKKS, translated from the exons ATGGGCGCGGGCCGGGGCtgcgcgctgctgctgctgctctggggggcggccCGGGCCGCGGCGGCGGCTCCCCCGCTGTGCAACGTGAGCCTGGAGCAGGAGCCGCGGCAGCGCTGGCTGCCCGCCCTGCGGCACTTCGACCCGGCCTTCCTGCGGGCGGCGCTGGCCCGGGTCATCGA TGAAACTGTACCTAAGTGGGTCCATGCTGCCATTCGGCCAGTAGCAGAAGAACTGGAGTTTTTTATCCCGCAACCCTTTGCAGGAGAGATCCTGGGAATGTGCAAGGCACTGGGGATTAGTGTTGGAGATGGAATTCTCATCAATTTGGCCTATGAATTTTCTGC GTTCTGTACCAGTATTGTTGCTCAAGATTTCAAGGGAAACATTTACCATGGTCGGAACATGGATTATGCTTTTGGAGATATTTTACGCAAGATTACAATTGACGTGCAGTTTATGCAAAATGGGCAG GTAGCGTATAAGGGTACCACATTTATAGGCTATGTGGGCTTATGGACCGGACAGAGTCCACACAAGTTTACAATCTCTGGTGACGAACGAA ATAAGGGAAGATGGTGGGAGAATGCAGTAGCTGCTTTCCTGAGTCGAAACGTCCCAGTCAGCTGGCTTGTCAGGGAT ACCCTGGGTACGGCTGCAGACTTTCAAGCTGCCGTCCTCAAACTGGCTGCGACCCCGATCATTGCGGATGTTTACTACATTGTCGCCGGGACGTCGCCCAAAGAGGGTGTGGTCATCACAAGGAATAGAAGGGGGCCGGCAGACATCTGGCCTCTTGAGCCCACAGCTGGAGT GTGGTTCCGTGTAGAGACAAACTATGACCACTGGACAACCCCTCCTCCATTTGATAATCGAAG AACTGCAGCCATTAAAGCTCTCAATGCCACTGGATGGGAGAATATTAATTTTGAGACCCTCTTTCAg TTACACAATATATACCACAGTAATGAGTGCTGCAGTCCCAGACAAGTACATGACACGGATCAGAACCTTGGAGTGAACATGT acaaaaggaagaaaagctGA
- the NAAA gene encoding N-acylethanolamine-hydrolyzing acid amidase isoform X3 codes for MCKALGISVGDGILINLAYEFSAFCTSIVAQDFKGNIYHGRNMDYAFGDILRKITIDVQFMQNGQVAYKGTTFIGYVGLWTGQSPHKFTISGDERNKGRWWENAVAAFLSRNVPVSWLVRDTLGTAADFQAAVLKLAATPIIADVYYIVAGTSPKEGVVITRNRRGPADIWPLEPTAGVWFRVETNYDHWTTPPPFDNRRTAAIKALNATGWENINFETLFQVLSVRPVLNNYTIYTTVMSAAVPDKYMTRIRTLE; via the exons ATGTGCAAGGCACTGGGGATTAGTGTTGGAGATGGAATTCTCATCAATTTGGCCTATGAATTTTCTGC GTTCTGTACCAGTATTGTTGCTCAAGATTTCAAGGGAAACATTTACCATGGTCGGAACATGGATTATGCTTTTGGAGATATTTTACGCAAGATTACAATTGACGTGCAGTTTATGCAAAATGGGCAG GTAGCGTATAAGGGTACCACATTTATAGGCTATGTGGGCTTATGGACCGGACAGAGTCCACACAAGTTTACAATCTCTGGTGACGAACGAA ATAAGGGAAGATGGTGGGAGAATGCAGTAGCTGCTTTCCTGAGTCGAAACGTCCCAGTCAGCTGGCTTGTCAGGGAT ACCCTGGGTACGGCTGCAGACTTTCAAGCTGCCGTCCTCAAACTGGCTGCGACCCCGATCATTGCGGATGTTTACTACATTGTCGCCGGGACGTCGCCCAAAGAGGGTGTGGTCATCACAAGGAATAGAAGGGGGCCGGCAGACATCTGGCCTCTTGAGCCCACAGCTGGAGT GTGGTTCCGTGTAGAGACAAACTATGACCACTGGACAACCCCTCCTCCATTTGATAATCGAAG AACTGCAGCCATTAAAGCTCTCAATGCCACTGGATGGGAGAATATTAATTTTGAGACCCTCTTTCAg GTATTGTCAGTGAGGCCTGTCTTAAACAA TTACACAATATATACCACAGTAATGAGTGCTGCAGTCCCAGACAAGTACATGACACGGATCAGAACCTTGGAGTGA